GCCACAAGTGCGCTTGAGCGGGTCGAGATGAACGAAGCCAGTTGTTTGAGGAAGGACATGTCCGAGGTTGTGGGGGTGtgtggtgatggatggcggaGAGAAAATTGTTGACaggcttcatcaagctcatcactTGTGTCCCTGTAAAATGTTAGTATCCCTGACTTGCATAAACTTGGCCACAAACATACCTCTGAATAATGGATAGAGTCTCAGTCGACAGCGAGTACGGCTTCTGTAGTGATGGCGGAAGCACAGCCCCAAAGACGCCAGTGGACTCGATCGCCTCAACAAGGGCGAGTCTGCAAATCTCGCCCAGATACATGCCGCTGACCATGTGCTCCAGGGGTTGAAACTCGGGCCGAGAATGGTTCTCAAGCAGCTGCCTGTCCCACCTCGTCAAGGGCAGGATATCACGCCCCATCATGCTAATCTcgctgttgatgatgacatgCGTGGCCTTCTCGAACCACTCAGGAGGGCGTTGACCAAACTTGGAACGTCCAATGGCGGAGACGGGGAGGTAGGCTGCCATGTTGACGCCAGTTCCGAGGATGAGCCCGAATCTCGTCGAGTTGTGGTTGTACGACTCAGATAGCAGGCAGGCACTCGAgtcgttgacgatggctcGGAGCTCTACACTGAGCCCATGGTTTAGACACGCCGTCCGTACGACCTGTCCGAGGTCCTGGCCGATGAGCCCCTTGTTCGCCGAGAAGCCTTTACCCATGCCTTGCAGCTTTCCACCAGCCAGCGAAGTTTGTCTAAAATATACACGTCAGCTTCAAACATAAAGCAAGGGGGTATAGAAAGGAAACTCACTCAATGGGAAAGCTCCACGCCATCGACATTGGTAGAGGATGGTCAGGACTACGATGCTCCTCCAACTCTGCAGAGAGAGTCTCCAATATCCTCTCGGCCATCCAATCGAAGAAGGCCATGCCTTCCAGTGCTTTGATCTCAGGGCCTATGTAATAATTCTGGATGCTGACGAtcttgctctcctctcccACGCCGGCTGTGCGCCCGCGCAATTCGACCAGTGCTACTCTGAGGGTTGAACCGCCAACATCCAAAGCTAGAAAACGACCGCATTCAGTGCCTCTGGGCAGTTGGTGGCTGTATGAGGGGAGCATGCACTGCATGTCGGTCTGGAGTCGGTCTAGGAGTTGCTCCCGCAGGTCTCGCGATAGTTGTTGTAGGCCATCTCGGTCGACGGGTCCAAGCAGCagagcctcagcctccttgagaAACTCTTGTATAGTTTGTCGCGATGTGGTATCAACACGAGGTTTTCCATCAGTGCCGAGCTTCACGGGACGGATCCAGTATGCCAAGATGGCCTGGACCAGTGACTTGCCCCGCaggaggctcttgatgatggcagctAGGAATGTCTTTCGAAAGGTCGCCATTGCAGAAACGAGCGGCTGCATACCATGGAcaatgatgacgaagaaggaagagaagatcgGAGGAGGAACCAAGTCATGGACACGGCGCAAAGTAAATACTTGATGGAAATACGAGCAGAGGCAGGCTGGAGGATTCGCCTTTGAGGGGATAGATGGGGTGAGATGAGAGCGAGAGAGTCTTACGCCCCGATGGTCCCAGtgagtggatggatggacacCTAGGTCCAGTCGGtcgtggatggatggcagcaCGCGCTCAGACGAGAGAGGAGACGTGAACGATGGAAGCAACTTGACAGGGGGAGCTGATGAGACCTGCCAGGACTGGGTTCAGGTCAGGCAGGCCGGCGGgtgagaagcagaaggaagCAGCAAAGCCGCCGAGGACTCAGGACTCGAGGTGGCAGGGAGGAGTCGAGAAGCGGCGGGTTTGTTTGTCGCCAAAGGGATGAGCGAGTccatccatgatggaggTCGGTCCTGTCCTAGATTCAACGTCGCACAGGCGAGGCGACACGCGACAACCGCCACTGAAACAAAGGCTTTTAGGTAGGCGCTACAGAGAGTGCCGGCGCCTGGGAACGGGGCCTCTCTACTCGCCGGCGCCGTCAATTCGTGGTCTCAGACTCGCCATTTCTGTTGGGtcagatggaggaggagatgaggatCAGTGCCAGATGGGGGGGTTGTAACGTTGCGTGTGAGCGCCCCGTGAGAAGTGGATGTTTAAGCCAGCCAGCCCGCCTCTGCCACTACCAGCCCAGGCCAGGGGAGGGTCACCTCTCAGTGGACCAAAGACACAGGAGCAAGGGAAATTGTTAGTGCACCGCTACTGAGAGCTACCATTAGCTACCCCACGCCGAGGCTCGGTGGGCCAAAAGTCCCATCTGTGCCTCGCAACAACAAGGATTCATCTCGGCCAAAGCCAGCATCTGTTGTTACTTCTGGGCACCGACAGCACCTTGTTGTACAAGGAGAGCGCCCGCCTGCGAGTTGGAAGCCAACAGTAGAAGATCCCCTTGAACCCTGTCGAAAATGAGCCCTTTTGAGACCAATCCCGGCACGTGGAGCTGGGCTTACGCAGACCCTCGTTGTGCCAGACGGCCACCTCGGGTTGGTATCCAACATGGGCTGCGGCTCGGCGGGTGTTCTAGAAGGGAGAGAAGGTGATGAGATGGGCTTACAAGATCTTGATGTAAATCGAATACGAGAAGCAACGAAAGATTCGATCCCGTCGTCGCAGATTGACATGGTTCAAAGGTGGTAAAGGTGCCATCGTCCTTGCCTTGATCAGGGACCGGACTGTAGATAACCTCCACTTCTGCCGAAAGCTACCTTACATCGCCGTCTAGGTTCACTTTACCCTGAGTGGCCATGGTCTACTGGGACGTTCTTTTTCACGCAGAGTTGCTTCAACCTTTGCGGTTCGTCCACTGTCAGCCAATTGACGGGCCGTTGGGTCATATGACTCTACACAAccttggccatcatgagCAATACAGTGCGATCTCACGACCCGAGCCACCCAGCTCAATCATATGCTTCTCCAGTGAACGTTTCATTCCCATCCGTCACGGCATCCAATAGTCTACATGATACTGTACATTGCAAGGCCCCGATGCCGCTCTCTCTCCACGCACACATGGTGGATGGGCAAGAGGCGACCAATCTGGTGGGTTCCACGACGCAATCCGCATGGCAAGTTTATTCTTGCTTGGCAGGAACTTTGAATTGTCTGCGTGTGCTTCCCCCCTCATAAGAAAGTCACATCTCGTGCAAAAGAAAGTCTGTTTCCTGCAAAACCCTCCACCACCGGAAACCTCACACAAACAACAGACCCTTGTCTATTGATATTCAATACCCATACCCAGCACACACTATCCCCCTTCTAGACATTACCTACATCCCTACATCATGCGGCTCATCATCCGCGACGACGAGAATGCGGCATGCGCCTATGTCGCCAATTATGTCGCCGAGCGCATCAACGCGTTCCAACCTACGCCAGAGCACCCCTTCGTTCTAGGTCTTCCTACAGGATCTAGCCCTGTTGGCGTGTACGATATGCTCGTTCGCAAGTACAAGGCTGGCGAGGTAAGCTTCTCTACAATATCATCCACTTACACAGCAGCTAACTAAATATTAAAGGTCTCGTTCGAAAATGTCGTCACCTTCAACATGGACGAGTACGTTGGACTGCCTCGAGACGACCCCCATTCCTATCACACCTTTATGTGGGAGCATTTCTTTTCCCACGTAAACATTCATCCTTCCAACGTCCACATCCTTGATGGCAATGCGCCCAACCCAGAAGCCGAGTGCGACGCATAcgaggacgccatcaaggcggCTGGCGGCATCGATCTTTTCCTTGCTGGTATTGGCGAAGACGGACATATTGCTTTCAACGAGCCAGGATCTAGTCTCGCTAGCCGCACCCGGGTCAAGACCTTGGCGTATGACACTATCCTGTCCAACTCTCGCTTCTTTGACAACGATCTGAGCAGAGTGCCGAGAATGGCCTTGACTGTTGGTGTCCAGACTGTCCTTGAGGCGAGGGAGGTTGTCGTCATTATTCTCGGAGCCCGAAAGGCGCTCGCATTGCAAAAGTGTATCGAGCAGGGCGTCAACCACATGTGGTCGCTATCCTGCTTGCAACTTCACCCGCATCCAATGATTgttgtcgacgaggatgcgACGCTAGAACTCCAGGtcaagacggtcaaggtAAGCACGCACATTCAAATCACAGCGCTCTCCGCTAACAGATTCCCAGTACTTCAAGAGTATCGAGAAAGTCGCTCGCGAGCAGGGATTCGAGCAGATTCTCCCCTCCAAAGTCCGCACCGGCAACGTCGCCATCCCCGCGACCAAGATTGAAAAAGTTCAGACCCCGACAGTCATTGCCCCTGAACCCATTGCTTCTCACCTCCTGCGGGCGACTCCCACGGGCGACTCCACCAGGAGATCTCCCTCTCCAGACCTTGTCCCTGACCGAATGGCATCGCGTATCCCCGAGCCAAGCCTAAACGGCCGGCTTACTCCAAAGCCCGAGATGCAGAGTAAGGCAAACGGCATCGCGGTTTAATAGGTTTCAAGTTGAGTAGTTATATCCCTGGAGTCTTGGGAAAAGAGAGACGGAGCAGGTCTTGTCCAGTCGCTACATTGTTGTTTCGGAGTTAAGGATACCACCAGACTGTACCAGTAAGGATAGAAGAATAAAACCCAAATAATGCCGACACGCTGGAAAGGGAGGCGTTTGCGTGGCCTGAAAGTAAAAGGGACATGATATGGATGTTGGGCGTTTGGTGTTTTACGGCGTCACCTAGACTCGTTTCTGGCAATATCATATTTGTAATAGTACTCGTTGAACTTGCATTGAAAATCTAGGGTATATGTGCAAGCCCTTTCGTGTCCTGAATGAACCAGCTGTTCATTATCTGTCTCGAGCTCTGCTCACCCGGTCCTTGATGCTTCTTCCCAAGAGTAACTGCTCCATGAAATGGGCTGATAAGCCGATGCTAGCAAATAGTAGAGTAATATACAACACATGACCAACCTCTCGCCTCCAATAAAATTCATAAATCATCATTTTACGC
This window of the Fusarium keratoplasticum isolate Fu6.1 chromosome 3, whole genome shotgun sequence genome carries:
- a CDS encoding Phosphotransferase produces the protein MQPLVSAMATFRKTFLAAIIKSLLRGKSLVQAILAYWIRPVKLGTDGKPRVDTTSRQTIQEFLKEAEALLLGPVDRDGLQQLSRDLREQLLDRLQTDMQCMLPSYSHQLPRGTECGRFLALDVGGSTLRVALVELRGRTAGVGEESKIVSIQNYYIGPEIKALEGMAFFDWMAERILETLSAELEEHRSPDHPLPMSMAWSFPIEQTSLAGGKLQGMGKGFSANKGLIGQDLGQVVRTACLNHGLSVELRAIVNDSSACLLSESYNHNSTRFGLILGTGVNMAAYLPVSAIGRSKFGQRPPEWFEKATHVIINSEISMMGRDILPLTRWDRQLLENHSRPEFQPLEHMVSGMYLGEICRLALVEAIESTGVFGAVLPPSLQKPYSLSTETLSIIQRDTSDELDEACQQFSLRHPSPHTPTTSDMSFLKQLASFISTRSSALVATGVYTFWNLRIESQNNFISALPLDSPLRESAEADRDLNETTVAYNGGVIESYPGYLASCQSYLNDLVAAEEKEKSGKKTIKLVSAKESSLMGAAVALASLEWDEEGPLGVVG
- a CDS encoding Glucosamine-6-phosphate isomerase codes for the protein MRLIIRDDENAACAYVANYVAERINAFQPTPEHPFVLGLPTGSSPVGVYDMLVRKYKAGEVSFENVVTFNMDEYVGLPRDDPHSYHTFMWEHFFSHVNIHPSNVHILDGNAPNPEAECDAYEDAIKAAGGIDLFLAGIGEDGHIAFNEPGSSLASRTRVKTLAYDTILSNSRFFDNDLSRVPRMALTVGVQTVLEAREVVVIILGARKALALQKCIEQGVNHMWSLSCLQLHPHPMIVVDEDATLELQVKTVKYFKSIEKVAREQGFEQILPSKVRTGNVAIPATKIEKVQTPTVIAPEPIASHLLRATPTGDSTRRSPSPDLVPDRMASRIPEPSLNGRLTPKPEMQSKANGIAV